A stretch of Pseudomonas sp. LS.1a DNA encodes these proteins:
- a CDS encoding Lrp/AsnC family transcriptional regulator — MKRILDPLDERILAELTANARIAHAELGLKVNLSRNAVRQRIERLERDGAIQGYTLRIGEGRRPTSLINAVIFVYRYDRMRGEAVLDALRQIPEVIQCEVLSGEFDLLLRVEASSPERVHHVWKEIAAMPGVENTVTSFVLATVI; from the coding sequence ATGAAGCGCATCCTCGACCCCCTGGACGAGCGTATCCTCGCCGAGCTCACCGCCAATGCACGCATTGCCCATGCCGAGCTGGGGCTGAAGGTGAACCTTTCGCGTAATGCGGTACGCCAGCGCATCGAGCGCCTGGAGCGTGACGGGGCGATCCAGGGCTACACCTTGCGCATCGGTGAGGGACGACGACCGACCTCGTTGATCAACGCAGTCATCTTCGTCTACCGCTATGACCGCATGCGCGGAGAAGCTGTGCTCGATGCGTTGCGCCAGATCCCCGAGGTTATCCAGTGTGAAGTGCTCAGCGGCGAATTCGACCTGCTGCTGCGCGTCGAGGCTTCCAGCCCGGAACGGGTGCACCATGTATGGAAGGAGATTGCCGCCATGCCGGGGGTCGAGAACACCGTGACATCGTTCGTTTTGGCCACGGTGATCTGA
- a CDS encoding homoserine dehydrogenase, whose amino-acid sequence MTEYKIALVGFGGVNRALAQLIAERNARWQKELGFGLKIVGVTDLFLGSAIDRNGLDAATLAALPAQKGALAQIPQGSAEAFNESVIKQSGADIIAEATFTNPKDGEPAATFCRWALEAGKHVVTTNKGPIALHAQALKALAKANGVSFEYEGAVMSGTPVLRMARQTLAGAGLVGFEGILNGTSNYVLTRMEEGLGFADAVAQAQALGYAEADPTADVEGHDVRLKVVILANELLGACLQVNDVTCSGISSLDSAAIQQAQAAGQRWKLIGSASRETDGSVRASVEARLLPGNHPLAGISGATNAVAFNTELLGAVTVSGPGAGRVETAFALLSDIVAIHNAGRSA is encoded by the coding sequence ATGACCGAATACAAGATCGCACTCGTTGGCTTTGGCGGCGTGAACCGTGCCCTGGCCCAACTGATCGCCGAACGCAATGCGCGCTGGCAGAAAGAGCTGGGCTTTGGCCTGAAGATCGTTGGCGTCACCGACCTGTTCCTGGGGTCGGCAATCGACCGCAACGGCCTGGACGCGGCCACGCTGGCTGCTCTGCCCGCTCAGAAGGGGGCGCTGGCGCAGATCCCCCAGGGTTCGGCAGAGGCGTTCAACGAGTCGGTGATCAAGCAGTCCGGTGCCGACATCATCGCCGAGGCCACCTTCACCAACCCCAAGGACGGTGAACCGGCGGCAACCTTCTGCCGCTGGGCGCTGGAAGCGGGCAAGCATGTGGTCACTACCAACAAGGGGCCGATCGCCTTGCATGCCCAGGCGCTGAAGGCCTTGGCCAAGGCCAATGGCGTGTCGTTCGAATACGAAGGCGCTGTGATGAGCGGTACACCGGTGCTGCGCATGGCGCGCCAGACATTGGCCGGCGCAGGCCTGGTGGGGTTCGAGGGCATCCTCAACGGCACTTCGAACTATGTGCTGACGCGTATGGAAGAGGGGCTTGGCTTTGCCGATGCGGTGGCCCAGGCGCAAGCACTTGGCTACGCCGAGGCAGACCCGACCGCCGATGTGGAGGGGCATGACGTGCGCCTGAAAGTGGTGATTCTCGCCAACGAGCTGCTCGGTGCTTGCTTGCAGGTGAACGATGTCACCTGCAGCGGCATCAGCAGCCTCGACAGCGCGGCTATCCAGCAAGCGCAGGCGGCGGGCCAGCGTTGGAAGCTGATCGGCAGTGCCAGCCGTGAAACCGATGGCTCGGTGCGTGCCAGCGTCGAAGCGCGCCTGCTGCCCGGCAACCACCCCCTGGCGGGTATTTCCGGTGCCACCAATGCGGTTGCGTTCAACACCGAATTGCTGGGCGCTGTGACCGTGTCCGGCCCAGGTGCGGGACGTGTGGAAACGGCATTCGCCCTGCTGTCGGATATCGTCGCCATCCACAACGCTGGCCGCTCGGCCTGA
- a CDS encoding aldehyde dehydrogenase family protein, with the protein MSLTSVSRVAAQQPALIDVYSPFDGSLVGSVANLAADAVPGLLVRARQGVRESAALPRHRRASILEQAARLIERDAADFAGLIVDEAGKTLRQAEKEVKRCINTLKLSAEEARRNAGEVVPFDAYEGSESRQGWFTREPLGLILAITPYNDPLNLVAHKLGPAIAGGNAVILKPSELAPLSALKLVQYLVDAGLPEAVVTVATGGAELGKALVAVREVRMISFTGGFATGEQIARGAGLKKLAMDLGGNAPVLVLKDCDLEATVESCVSGAFWAAGQNCIGTQRILVDASIYEAFRQRFVALTQAMVVGDPGLRETDMGPMITEGSARQIEERVSQALQGGARLLCGHKRQGATYVPTVLEGVDHGSRLWREEVFAPVVMLAPFEDIEQAIALANAPEYSLHAGVFTRDLSLALSLARRIEAGGVMINDSSDYRFDAMPFGGSKYGSLGREGVRFAYEDMTQPKVVCLNQMG; encoded by the coding sequence ATGAGCCTGACTTCCGTGTCCCGGGTAGCCGCCCAGCAACCCGCCTTGATCGATGTGTACAGCCCCTTCGACGGTAGCCTGGTCGGTAGCGTCGCCAACCTTGCTGCCGATGCCGTGCCTGGTCTGCTCGTCCGTGCCCGCCAGGGCGTGCGCGAAAGTGCCGCGCTGCCCCGGCACCGTCGCGCCAGCATTCTGGAGCAGGCCGCCCGGCTGATCGAACGTGACGCCGCGGATTTTGCCGGCCTGATTGTCGACGAAGCGGGCAAGACCCTGCGTCAGGCCGAGAAGGAGGTGAAACGCTGCATCAACACGCTCAAGCTGTCTGCCGAGGAAGCGCGGCGCAACGCCGGCGAGGTGGTGCCTTTCGATGCCTATGAAGGCTCCGAGTCGCGCCAGGGCTGGTTCACCCGCGAGCCGTTGGGGCTGATCCTGGCCATTACCCCGTACAACGACCCGCTCAACCTGGTGGCGCACAAGCTGGGGCCAGCGATTGCTGGAGGCAATGCGGTCATTCTGAAGCCTTCGGAGCTGGCCCCGCTGTCTGCCTTGAAGCTGGTGCAGTACCTGGTTGATGCAGGGCTGCCGGAGGCTGTCGTCACCGTGGCCACTGGCGGTGCCGAACTGGGCAAGGCCCTGGTGGCCGTGCGTGAAGTGCGGATGATTTCCTTCACGGGCGGCTTCGCCACGGGTGAACAGATTGCCCGCGGCGCGGGCCTGAAAAAACTTGCCATGGACCTGGGCGGTAACGCCCCGGTGCTGGTACTGAAGGACTGCGACCTCGAGGCCACTGTCGAGTCTTGTGTGTCAGGCGCATTCTGGGCGGCCGGGCAGAACTGCATCGGCACCCAGCGCATCCTGGTGGACGCTTCGATCTATGAGGCGTTCCGCCAGCGCTTCGTTGCCTTGACCCAGGCGATGGTGGTGGGTGATCCTGGCCTGCGCGAAACCGACATGGGGCCGATGATCACCGAAGGCTCGGCACGGCAGATTGAAGAGCGCGTGAGCCAGGCCCTTCAGGGCGGCGCTCGCCTGCTCTGCGGCCACAAGCGGCAAGGGGCTACCTATGTGCCGACGGTGCTGGAAGGCGTTGACCATGGCAGCCGGCTGTGGCGTGAAGAGGTATTCGCACCGGTGGTGATGCTGGCGCCTTTCGAGGATATCGAGCAGGCGATTGCATTGGCCAACGCCCCGGAGTACAGCTTGCACGCCGGTGTGTTTACCCGCGATCTGTCCTTGGCGTTGAGCCTGGCGCGGCGTATCGAGGCGGGCGGCGTGATGATCAACGACTCCTCCGACTACCGCTTCGATGCCATGCCATTCGGTGGCTCCAAATATGGGAGCCTTGGGCGCGAGGGGGTGCGGTTCGCCTACGAGGACATGACCCAGCCCAAAGTCGTCTGCCTCAACCAGATGGGCTAA